From Coturnix japonica isolate 7356 chromosome 1, Coturnix japonica 2.1, whole genome shotgun sequence, the proteins below share one genomic window:
- the ACR gene encoding acrosin, translated as MMVAPPGAMVPLLPLVVLLAACRPGHGYTGACDTCGTRPMAYQYSSMRVVGGSAARHGNWPWIVSIQNYRFPGTGHMCGGSLITPQWVLSAAHCFEEPSHLWDSRVVIGANDLTRLGQEVEVHSIRRAFIHKYFNNRTMVNDVALLELDRPVHCSYYIQLACVPDFSLRVSELTECYVAGWGHTELRSAAPAKAADVLQEARVHLIDLQICNSSRWYGGAVHSHNICAGYPQGGIDTCQGDSGGPLMCRDRSADFFWVIGVTSWGRGCGRAQQPGIYASTQHFYNWILTQLRASAQPTSRTWSHYTTTASHYHGQHVAPTQPSTSTSCPYPVQKLREFFAGVQELMQSLRGSKA; from the exons ATGATGGTCGCGCCTCCGGGAGCGATGGTGCCGCTGCTGCCGCTCGTGGTGCTGCTGGCCGCCTGCCGGCCCGGACACGGTTACACCGGAGCCTGCGA CACCTGCGGGACGCGGCCCATGGCTTATCAGTACAGCAGCATGAGAGTGGtggggggctctgcagcccGGCACGGTAACTGGCCGTGGATTGTCAGTATCCAGAATTACCGGTTTCCGGGCACGGGACACATGTGCGGAGGGTCCCTCATCACCCCGCAGTGGGTGCTGTCGGCTGCTCATTGCTTCGAGGAACCCAG CCACCTCTGGGACTCGCGTGTGGTGATCGGTGCCAACGATCTGACTCGCCTGGGCCAGGAGGTGGAGGTTCACAGCATCCGCAGGGCGTTCATTCACAAGTACTTCAACAACAGGACGATGGTCAACGACGTCGCGCTGCTCGAGCTGGACCGACCCGTCCATTGCAGCTACTACATCCAGCTGGCCTGTGTGCCCGACTTCTCCCTGCGGGTGTCGGAGCTCACAGAGTGCTACGTCGCCGGCTGGGGACACACGGAACTAAGAT ctgcagcaccagccaaAGCCGCTGACGTCCTGCAGGAGGCCAGAGTGCATCTCATTGACCTCCAGATCTGCAACAGCAGCCGCTGGTACGGCGGGGCCGTGCACAGCCACAACATCTGTGCTGGGTACCCGCAGGGCGGCATCGACACCTGCCAG GGCGACAGCGGCGGCCCCCTGATGTGCAGGGATAGAAGCGCTGACTTCTTCTGGGTCATTGGTGTGACCAGCTGGGGGAGAGGCTGCGGCAGGGCACAACAGCCTGGAATCTACGCCTCCACTCAGCACTTCTACAACTGGATCCTGACGCAGCTGAGAGCATCGGCCCAGCCCACGTCGCGGACATGGAGCCATTACACAACCACCGCATCCCACTATCACGGGCAGCATGTGGCACCCACACAACCCAGCACATCAACCTCCTGTCCGTATCCAGTCCAGAAGCTCAGGGAATTCTTTGCCGGGGTGCAGGAGCTCATGCAGTCCCTAAGGGGAAGCAAGGCTTAA